ACTCGTATTTCATTGGGTAGGTCTAATTAGAGCCGAACAAAATTCGTTGCGCTGTCGGCCGATAGACGACAGTCTGATTGACGGTTCTGGAGAAACGTTTCACACCGCTGGTTCCCGAGCGCGAACAGGTCGTCGATGAAACCCGGATCGCGGTCGATTTTCGTCGAGGAGTGGAACCGCTTGCCCATCTCGATCCGGTGGACGTTGGTCTGGGAGGACTCCGCTTCCGGGAGTTTCCGTCTGTGACCCACTCGTTGAGCTGCCCGCTGCATTCCAGTTCCGCCACACTCTCCGCGGAGAACCATGGGTCTTCGAAGACGAGCAACTCATTACGAGTCAGTTCCGGCTCGCTCACTGCGAAGTCATCACTCATCTCGAGTGTCTTTGCGGCCACGACGGATAATGCTAGCTCATGATAAGTCGGGCGGGACACCTTCGAACATCCGGGAGGCACTGTCACACCTGCGAGTAGTGACACTCGATCGCCAGGCGACCAGCCTTGTCATCTTCGTGTCACCCTGCAAGTGACCATACTGTTTAGCGGCGGGCTATCGTAACACGACACATGCTTTCGGCGTTCACGCCCGAACTGATCGGGGTCATGGCGGTTGTCATCGTCGTCGCTGGCGCAGTGAACGGCCTGGCTGGCTTCGGCTTCGCCCTCGTCGGGACGATGGCGCTGGCGACGGCCATCGATCCGACGACAGCCGTCGTGTTCATGATCGCGCCGATCCTGGGCGTGAACCTCTCGTTGCTGGGGGACCTCTCTGTCGAGGACGTGCGAACCTGTGGGCGTCGATTCTGGCCACTGATTGGCGCCGCGCTGATCGGGACACTGGTCGGATTGGTCGTCCTCGATCGCGTCCCACAAGGTCCACTGAAGCTCAGCTTGGGCGTCATCTCGCTGGGATTCGTCCTCAGCGCCCAGCAAATCGTCCCGATTCCGGGGCTCGACCGCGCCAAAGAAGGCTGTGTCGTCGAATCGACACCCGGCATGCTCGGTGTGGGTGCCGTCTCGGGACTCCTCTTTGGCGGCACGAACGTCGGCGTCCAGCTAGTGGCGTATCTCCGGAGTTGCAACCTCTCTCACGGGCTGTTCGTCGGGGTCGTGGCGATGGTCTTTCTGGGACTCAACGGCGTCCGGATCGGCGCAGCCGGCCTACTTGGACTCTATCCGAGCCTCGGAGTCGCCGTGGCCTCGTTCGTGGCGGTTGGCCCGGCTGTCGTCGGCGTCGCCGTCGGAAAGCGACTGCGCGCGGTCGTCGGCGAGCGCGGACGAGGGTTCATCGTCCGCAGTTTACTGACCGTGATCGGTCTCCGGCTCGTGAGTGGTGGGCTCGGGATCGCGTGAGCGCCCGCGCCAACGCGACACCGTCTTCGACTGTTTGGGACTCGCGTTCAGTGGTCCGTCAGCGGCTATCGAGCGCCAGTGATAACCCGATTCGCTGTCAATCGGCAAGTATGGACGCCCCATCGGAGCTAACGACCGCCCACGAGAGTGCGCTCAAAGCGGGTTCGATCATCGACGATCGGGTCGGGACTGATTTTCGGGCGGCCGAGGCGACTGTTGCCAAAGAAAGCGGAAACGACCTCGTGACCGACGTCGATCGGAACTGCCAGGCCGCGATCGTCGAGACGATTCGCGATCGGTTTCCGGACGACCGAATCGTCGGTGAGGAGGACGACCAGCCCAATGCGACCGGCGACGGTCGCGAGTGGATCGTCGATCCGATCGACGGGACGGCCAACTTCGCGACTGGCTTTCCCTACTACTGTGTCTCGATCGCGTTGCACGTCGATGGCGATCCCACAGTCGGTGTCGTCCACTCACCTGAGACGGCACTCGGAGAAACGTTCTACGCCGTTGTGGGTGAGGGCGCGTACTGTAGCACCACCCAGGACCTTGCTGGGGAACCGATCCACGTCAGCGATCACGACACGCTCGATGGCGCACTCGTCCAGGCGCGGCTCAGCGAACGGAGTGCCGCCCGGCGAGCCCGGGATCTGGCGGTCGTCGTCCCACTGCTCGAACGCGGAGTGAAACTTCGACGCACGGCGAGTACAGCGTTGAACCTCTGTCAGGTTGCGACTGGCAACGCCGATGGCTACGTCGTGGGATCGAGTAACGTCTGGGACTTCGCCGCCGGGGAATTGCTCGTCGACGAAGCCGGCGGGACCGTCAACCGACGGGAGACGACACCGATGGACGCACAGGTGATTGCTTCCAACGGCCACATTCAGTCGGCACTCGAAGGATTGGTCGAACACACGACTGGTCGCGGGCGATAACCCTCAGCCGACGCGAAACACGTAACTCCCCACCGGTCGACATCCCGATGTGGCGACGCCCCTTCGATTCCGGCGTTCGGACGAACGCTGGACTGGCGGCCGTGTACGTTCGGACCTCTATGCCGCGCTCGATGCAAATATCGGCGCGACGATGGACACGCCGTGGTACCGCCAGCCGGAGGGCTACGACGCGCGCCGATTCGATATGGACAACGGCGACGTCGCGCTGTTCGTCTGGGACGACAACCGTGGGTACTGGATGGGTAACACGGAGACTCCCAGAGCCCTCTGGGACACCGAGAAGTACACCTTCACCGAAGTGGCCGACCCGATCGCCGAGTGGGCCGAGCGGGAACTCCTCGCTCATCTCCACGAGGAAGCTCCGTGGCTGGAAGCGTACCCGCACATCTCGACGTTTTTCCTGCCGGTCCTGCTCTCGAAAGATGGGCGACATACCACCCGGGAGTTCTTCTATGAACACGCCGCGGGCTTTCCCCATTCCTCGCGGGAGGCAGGCCTCTCTTATTACGAAGAGTTCCTCGCGACCGATCCGTTCGACGACCGGTACGTGATGGCAGCGAAACTCGGGACGGCCAAACAACTCGATCTGACGCGCATGAGCGCGGCGATGAGCGAGTTCACCGTCGCGAAACTGCTGCTCGACGCGGGGTACGACGTCACTCCCGAGATCGACGTGACGACGGGCCACGCGATCGACTTTCGGGCCGACCGTGACGGAACCGGGCATCTGGTCGAAGTGACGCGTCCGCTCGCGCCCAGCGACCGCAGCGCGGGATCGGCTGTGAAGTCGATCCGTGAGACCGTCCAGACAAAGACGTCCGGCCAGTTGCAGCGCCACGGTGGTGGTGTCACGCTGTTCGTCGATTGTTCGTCCTTCGACGATGGAGAGTGGCAGGCGCTCCGTGCGGACCGACCTGACGTCGGCCACCGTCCGGCGGTCGTCTTCCGTGTCTGTCCCGGCGAGGAGACAGCCGCCTATCCGATCGGGTCGGTCCCGATCGATCTCCCGTCGTCCGTCACAGACGCCTAATCTGGAGGTGAGTCCTGTCCGAGGTCGGACAACTAGCGTAGCTTTGCCGTCCCGGAACTGAGCCGGAATCGAGACGTTGATGCTTTCGACGGGCCGATGGTCCGGCGTGACCTACGTCGCTGACGAACAATCGAATCCGTTCGGCGTCGAGCCCGATTGTGATCGGTTCGTTCCCGGCTTCGGTGACGTCGAAGCGGACTTTCACGTCATCGGTGATCATCCTGGCGTCCACGGCGGCGTCACCTCGGGCGTGCCGTTCACCGAAACTGACGATGCCAAGGCCTTCCAGCGGGCGCTGGTGCGAGCTGGGTTGCTGGACAAAACTGGGACGCCGCCGACGGTCGACCGGACGTATTTCTCGTATCTGCACCTGTGTGTCCCGGATCGGACGCCAACCGAGGCCGAGTACGACCGATATGCCACGTTCGCCGAGGCTGAGATCAGGGCTATCACCGCCCACGTCCTCCTCCCGGTCGGCGAGCGTGCGACCCAGTGGGTGTTCGAGAACATGACGACCAGATCGACCGACGAGATCGACATGCAGGCATTGCACGCCACCGAGGTCCTCGGTAGTGGGTGGCTCGTCTATCCCGTCGCCGAACCGGCGACGTGGACCGACGACGACGGGCAGCAACTCAGTGAGGCACTGATCGAGCTTCAGGAGCGCGATTATCGCCGTGAGGCTGATCTGGGCCGGCTGGTCGGCGGTGACGATCCTTATTTCGTTCGGTAGCCGATGTCTGGATGCGCGCCGAAAAGACCGCCAACCGACCGTAGCCGATCGCTTGTACCCTTAGAACTCTCCCAAGAACTCGGCGAAGTCTCCCGTCAGGAAAGTCGCGTACTCCTGGATGCCGAGGATCAACGAGACGATCAGCACGATCAAGACCGGCACGCGGACAGTCCACAGCCAGACCGACCCGATCGCGCCGAACCGACCGATGCCTTTGCTCAGCTCGCCGAGCGCTTCGTCTGCATGCACCCAGACGACGAGGGTGACGAGTAAAATCCCGCCCGTCAACAGCAGGATCTTCGCCGCGAGGATGTCATAGAGATCGACCATGACGGTGTCGATCGTGACTGGCGCACCGAGCAGGAATATCAACCCGCCGATGATCGCCGTTGCAGTGAATCGATCGAAGCCGAATTCGTCGATCGCATAGGAGACGACAACCTCGATGAGGCTGATCGCCGAGGATAGGGCCGCCATCGCGACGGTGCCGAAAAACAGCACGCCGACGACTGTTCCCAGGGGAATGCTCCCGAGGGCTTTGGCGACGCTGACGAAGATGGCCCCCGCCCCCGGATCAGCTGGGCTGACGTCTGCCGAGAACAGGATCGGGAAGACGATGAGGCCGGTCAGGATCGAAATGCCCGTATTGAACACGACGATGCTCGCCCCGTCGACACCGAGGTTCTCGTCTTCGGACAGATACGACGCATACGTGATCATCACGCCCATCCCAAGCGAGAGTGTGAAGAATGCCTGGCCAGCAGCCGCAGGCACGATACTCTGCCAGTTAGCCAGCAAGTATCCCAGATCCGGCGACAGGTAGTAGCTGTAGGCTTCGGCCGCACCCGACAGCGTGAACGCGTAGACGGCAAGCGCCGCGAAGATCACGATGATGGCCGGCACCATGATCTTCACACCCAGTTCGATCCCTCGCTGGACGCCCAGCGCGACGATCCCGACGACCAGTAGCATGAACAGCCCGTGGAACAACAACGCGTCCCAGCCAACGGAGATTTCGCCGAAGTATTGGGCTGCCATCGATGGTGCGCCCTCTGCCACGTCACCCGTGTAGCCCCCGCTCGCGCTCCCGAGGATGTATCGCATGACCCATCCACCAACGACACTGTAATAGGACATGATGACGAATCCGATGAAGACGAACAGGCCGCCGAGATACTTCCATGCACCCCCGGCGAATTCGCGGATTGCACCGACCGTGTTCAGCCCCGTCTTCCGGCCGACGACGAACTCGACCATCATCGCCGGGAAGCCGATCAAGAGGACGAACGCCAGGTACATGACGAGGAACGCCGCCCCACCCTCCTGACCGACCTGGAAGGGGAACCGCCAGATGTTGCCAAGCCCGACGGCACTCCCCACTGCCGCCAGGATGAATCCGATTCGTGTCGACCACGTTTCACGTTCTGCACCACTCGTACTCATACACTGGGAGCCTTTCCCAGCCCCGTAAATTAAAACGTCGATATTTGCCGGGATTTGTCAGGGGAATAGTGTGACGATTTTCGAGGACGTATGGGGGACAGATACACAACCGTTCAAAATTGAATCTCGGACAGCCGTTGGTGCTTGTCTCCTCTCCCACGACTGCCACTCAGGAGTCACCGGACACCGGGATGGCCCCTCCGGTGGTCGGGGTGGCGGCGTCGCTAGCCAGGAATTGGATCACCTCGGCGATCTCACTGGGATCGGTCCACGCCTCGAAGTCAGCATCAGGCATCGATTCTCGATTGGCTGGCGTGTCGATTACGCCCGGCATGATCGCGTTCGCCCGAACGACGCCCTCGTTCTCGGCGGCGATCGACTCGGTTAGCAACCGCACGGCGGCTTTCGAAGCGCGATAGAGGGCATCGCCTTTCCCGCCTTCGAGCGACGAGCGCGAGGCCACAGTGACGATCGAGCCTTCGCTGTCTTGGAGGTGTGGCAGGGCGTGTTTCGTCGCGAGAAAGGCTGTCCGGACGTTGACGTCGAACAGCAACTCGAAGGTCCCGATGTCGGTCCCTTCGACGGGATCGCCACCGCGCCAGGTACCAGCGACGGCGACGAGGGCGTCTAATCGACCGTGCGTTTCGACCACCGTCTCGATTGCCGACTCGACGGCCCGCTCGTCGGTGAAGTCGACCACGTGCGTCGAGAGCCGCGTCGAATCACTGGCGAGCATGTGGGCATCGTCGTCCGGGGCGATGACGTCTGCCGCGGCGACCGTCGCCCCGGCATCGAGGAACGCCTCGGCGGTGGCACTCCCGAGTGCGCCGCCCGCACCCGTGACCAAAACGACTCGATCGCGAAAGTCGTATTCGACTCCCATTGGATGATAATTACACGCACACAAGATAAAGCTACGCCGACCAGTCCGGACCGCCGGAGAGCCAAAGTATAGGGGCTTGGACCTGCTACCTGTAGGCGAATGATCGAGGTCCGAGACCTGCGCAAGGAATACGGTGACTTTGCGGCCGTGGAGGGAAGCACG
The sequence above is drawn from the Halorhabdus sp. CBA1104 genome and encodes:
- a CDS encoding DUF5784 family protein, whose translation is MATPLRFRRSDERWTGGRVRSDLYAALDANIGATMDTPWYRQPEGYDARRFDMDNGDVALFVWDDNRGYWMGNTETPRALWDTEKYTFTEVADPIAEWAERELLAHLHEEAPWLEAYPHISTFFLPVLLSKDGRHTTREFFYEHAAGFPHSSREAGLSYYEEFLATDPFDDRYVMAAKLGTAKQLDLTRMSAAMSEFTVAKLLLDAGYDVTPEIDVTTGHAIDFRADRDGTGHLVEVTRPLAPSDRSAGSAVKSIRETVQTKTSGQLQRHGGGVTLFVDCSSFDDGEWQALRADRPDVGHRPAVVFRVCPGEETAAYPIGSVPIDLPSSVTDA
- a CDS encoding inositol monophosphatase family protein, which codes for MDAPSELTTAHESALKAGSIIDDRVGTDFRAAEATVAKESGNDLVTDVDRNCQAAIVETIRDRFPDDRIVGEEDDQPNATGDGREWIVDPIDGTANFATGFPYYCVSIALHVDGDPTVGVVHSPETALGETFYAVVGEGAYCSTTQDLAGEPIHVSDHDTLDGALVQARLSERSAARRARDLAVVVPLLERGVKLRRTASTALNLCQVATGNADGYVVGSSNVWDFAAGELLVDEAGGTVNRRETTPMDAQVIASNGHIQSALEGLVEHTTGRGR
- a CDS encoding TSUP family transporter, with the translated sequence MLSAFTPELIGVMAVVIVVAGAVNGLAGFGFALVGTMALATAIDPTTAVVFMIAPILGVNLSLLGDLSVEDVRTCGRRFWPLIGAALIGTLVGLVVLDRVPQGPLKLSLGVISLGFVLSAQQIVPIPGLDRAKEGCVVESTPGMLGVGAVSGLLFGGTNVGVQLVAYLRSCNLSHGLFVGVVAMVFLGLNGVRIGAAGLLGLYPSLGVAVASFVAVGPAVVGVAVGKRLRAVVGERGRGFIVRSLLTVIGLRLVSGGLGIA
- a CDS encoding SDR family oxidoreductase, whose product is MGVEYDFRDRVVLVTGAGGALGSATAEAFLDAGATVAAADVIAPDDDAHMLASDSTRLSTHVVDFTDERAVESAIETVVETHGRLDALVAVAGTWRGGDPVEGTDIGTFELLFDVNVRTAFLATKHALPHLQDSEGSIVTVASRSSLEGGKGDALYRASKAAVRLLTESIAAENEGVVRANAIMPGVIDTPANRESMPDADFEAWTDPSEIAEVIQFLASDAATPTTGGAIPVSGDS
- a CDS encoding sodium-dependent transporter translates to MSTSGAERETWSTRIGFILAAVGSAVGLGNIWRFPFQVGQEGGAAFLVMYLAFVLLIGFPAMMVEFVVGRKTGLNTVGAIREFAGGAWKYLGGLFVFIGFVIMSYYSVVGGWVMRYILGSASGGYTGDVAEGAPSMAAQYFGEISVGWDALLFHGLFMLLVVGIVALGVQRGIELGVKIMVPAIIVIFAALAVYAFTLSGAAEAYSYYLSPDLGYLLANWQSIVPAAAGQAFFTLSLGMGVMITYASYLSEDENLGVDGASIVVFNTGISILTGLIVFPILFSADVSPADPGAGAIFVSVAKALGSIPLGTVVGVLFFGTVAMAALSSAISLIEVVVSYAIDEFGFDRFTATAIIGGLIFLLGAPVTIDTVMVDLYDILAAKILLLTGGILLVTLVVWVHADEALGELSKGIGRFGAIGSVWLWTVRVPVLIVLIVSLILGIQEYATFLTGDFAEFLGEF
- a CDS encoding uracil-DNA glycosylase family protein, which encodes MTYVADEQSNPFGVEPDCDRFVPGFGDVEADFHVIGDHPGVHGGVTSGVPFTETDDAKAFQRALVRAGLLDKTGTPPTVDRTYFSYLHLCVPDRTPTEAEYDRYATFAEAEIRAITAHVLLPVGERATQWVFENMTTRSTDEIDMQALHATEVLGSGWLVYPVAEPATWTDDDGQQLSEALIELQERDYRREADLGRLVGGDDPYFVR